One segment of Spiroplasma kunkelii CR2-3x DNA contains the following:
- the tig gene encoding trigger factor, translating into MKFKAEKIPNKGIGKWYVTIDGIEWTDYIKKAEKKAAEQLDVPGFRKGKVPTDLIKKHLTEAKILDAAHHLVVNKAYKFAFDQKSNIEPFSSPVPSVQKISKTEYILKLEFDLKPEVKISKYTGFTDKELKKTKIEVKKADIDDNINQLRNRFAIFKPKTTEITTGDTVIFDFEGFVDGKPFKGCKATDFTLEIGSGQFIPGFEEAMIGLKTGDKKEINVTFPADYHVEELKSTPAIFKLNIKEVKTKELPELNDELAKDVNLKGIDTLDKLEEHVKNNIYEQLLKQEYDYFIGHLFRLIAEDSKIALPESIIRKEANLLKHEFEKKLQGQQMDIKTYKKRTWMSEEDIFNELFKDAKNRLENGVIVDAVVQNENITATETEIDEQYEKLGKQFGIDGKALKETKLVSDQQVKEQVMHDKVFAFLYQNNGE; encoded by the coding sequence ATGAAATTTAAAGCGGAAAAAATACCAAATAAAGGAATTGGAAAATGATATGTAACCATTGATGGTATAGAATGGACAGATTATATTAAAAAAGCTGAAAAAAAAGCAGCAGAGCAATTAGATGTTCCTGGATTTCGAAAAGGGAAAGTACCTACTGATTTAATTAAAAAACATCTAACTGAAGCAAAAATTTTAGATGCGGCACATCATTTAGTTGTTAATAAAGCTTATAAGTTTGCGTTTGATCAAAAATCAAATATTGAACCATTTTCATCACCAGTTCCAAGTGTACAAAAAATTAGTAAAACAGAGTATATCTTAAAATTAGAATTTGATTTAAAACCAGAAGTTAAAATTAGTAAGTATACTGGTTTTACTGATAAAGAATTAAAAAAGACAAAAATTGAAGTTAAAAAAGCAGATATTGATGATAATATTAATCAATTGCGTAATCGTTTTGCAATTTTTAAACCAAAAACAACAGAAATTACAACTGGAGATACAGTAATTTTTGATTTTGAAGGTTTTGTTGATGGAAAACCATTTAAAGGTTGTAAAGCAACAGATTTTACTTTAGAAATTGGGAGTGGTCAATTTATTCCCGGTTTTGAAGAAGCTATGATTGGTTTAAAAACAGGTGATAAAAAAGAAATTAATGTTACTTTCCCGGCTGATTATCATGTTGAAGAATTAAAATCAACTCCTGCTATTTTTAAGTTAAATATTAAGGAAGTTAAAACAAAAGAATTACCAGAATTAAATGATGAATTAGCAAAAGATGTTAATTTGAAAGGTATTGATACGTTAGATAAATTGGAAGAGCATGTTAAAAATAATATTTATGAGCAATTATTAAAACAAGAATATGATTATTTTATTGGCCATTTATTCCGCTTAATTGCAGAAGATTCAAAGATTGCTTTACCAGAATCAATTATTCGTAAAGAAGCAAATCTATTAAAGCATGAGTTTGAAAAAAAGTTACAAGGTCAACAAATGGATATAAAAACGTATAAAAAACGAACATGAATGTCAGAAGAAGATATTTTTAATGAGTTATTTAAAGACGCTAAGAATCGTTTAGAAAATGGTGTTATTGTTGATGCAGTTGTTCAAAATGAAAATATTACTGCAACTGAGACAGAAATTGATGAACAATATGAAAAGTTAGGAAAACAATTTGGAATTGATGGTAAAGCATTGAAAGAAACAAAATTAGTATCCGACCAACAAGTAAAAGAACAAGTTATGCATGATAAGGTATTTGCCTTTTTATATCAAAATAATGGTGAATAG
- a CDS encoding deoxynucleoside kinase produces the protein MRITLAGVVGVGKSTVSKLLGKKNHYMVMDEPVEENPYLDQYYADPKDMAFKMQVYMVMARSKQLKQAKITSNIIFDRSILEDPIFVDVLYELGYMNTTDYKVYKEFYDVVVLQSLYLDENIKPELVVYLRVDPEVAMERITKRGRASEQNIGSAYWTLLNRKYEEWYESSKDNFNFLVIDANHKTPEEIVAIISEKLIEKK, from the coding sequence ATGCGGATTACATTAGCAGGAGTTGTTGGAGTAGGGAAATCAACTGTTAGTAAACTATTGGGAAAAAAAAATCATTATATGGTAATGGATGAGCCAGTTGAGGAAAATCCATATTTAGATCAGTATTATGCTGATCCAAAAGATATGGCTTTTAAAATGCAAGTATATATGGTAATGGCGCGTAGTAAACAATTAAAACAAGCAAAAATAACATCTAATATTATTTTTGACCGTAGTATTTTAGAGGATCCAATTTTTGTTGATGTCTTATATGAACTAGGATATATGAATACAACAGATTATAAAGTTTATAAAGAATTTTATGATGTTGTTGTTTTACAAAGTTTATATTTAGATGAAAACATTAAACCAGAATTAGTTGTTTATTTACGAGTTGATCCAGAAGTAGCGATGGAACGAATTACCAAAAGAGGCCGAGCTAGTGAACAAAATATTGGCAGCGCTTATTGAACATTATTAAACCGAAAATATGAGGAATGATATGAAAGCTCAAAAGATAATTTTAATTTTTTAGTTATTGATGCCAATCATAAAACACCAGAAGAAATTGTTGCCATAATTTCAGAAAAATTAATTGAAAAGAAATAA
- a CDS encoding pseudouridine synthase has protein sequence MLKVFQSDFIRVGRLDYDTSGLLLLTNDGEFTNIITHPSHI, from the coding sequence ATGTTAAAGGTGTTTCAGAGCGATTTTATACGGGTGGGTCGTTTAGACTATGATACTAGTGGGCTTTTGCTATTGACTAATGATGGAGAATTTACTAATATTATTACACACCCAAGTCATATTTAA
- the scpB gene encoding SMC-Scp complex subunit ScpB, translating into MSYFILYSTADKYRLATKQEYYQFYLKLANNKIEACLSQAALETLAIIAYRGPISKPEIEELRGVNSDSVIKKITRTRFNWWSW; encoded by the coding sequence TTGTCCTACTTCATCCTTTATTCTACAGCTGATAAATATCGCTTAGCAACAAAGCAAGAATATTATCAATTTTATTTAAAATTAGCTAATAATAAAATAGAAGCATGTTTATCACAAGCAGCATTAGAAACATTAGCAATTATTGCCTACCGTGGACCAATTAGTAAACCAGAAATTGAAGAGTTACGGGGAGTTAATTCTGATAGTGTTATTAAAAAAATTACGCGCACGCGATTTAATTGATGAAGTTGGTAA
- a CDS encoding pseudouridine synthase codes for MGRLDYDTSGLLLLTNDGEFTNIITHPSHI; via the coding sequence GTGGGTCGTTTAGACTATGATACTAGTGGGCTTTTGCTATTGACTAATGATGGAGAATTTACTAATATTATTACACACCCAAGTCATATTTAA
- a CDS encoding inorganic diphosphatase: MLAYPTIPGCQINVRILGTINMIDNGEIDTKLMAVMADNPRFNHIQTLEDVPLAIRNEIETFFLQYKTLEKKEVKINGWSGLDQALKEIKECQERYLEYKDILETKGKDAVMKIWKEKGLGKI; this comes from the coding sequence ATACTAGCTTACCCCACAATTCCTGGCTGTCAAATCAATGTTCGTATTTTGGGAACAATTAATATGATTGATAATGGGGAAATTGACACAAAATTAATGGCTGTGATGGCTGATAATCCGCGTTTTAATCATATTCAAACTTTAGAAGATGTTCCATTAGCAATACGAAATGAAATTGAAACTTTCTTTTTACAATATAAAACTTTGGAAAAAAAAGAAGTTAAAATTAATGGTTGAAGTGGCTTAGACCAAGCTTTAAAAGAAATTAAAGAATGTCAAGAACGTTATTTAGAATACAAAGATATTTTAGAAACAAAAGGAAAAGATGCTGTAATGAAAATTTGAAAAGAAAAAGGATTAGGGAAAATTTAA
- a CDS encoding deoxynucleoside kinase, translating to MDEPVEENPYLDQYYADPKDMAFKMQVYMVMARSKQLKQAKITSNIIFDRSILEDPIFVDVLYELGYMNTTDYKVYKEFYDVVVLQSLYLDENIKPELFFYLRVDPEVAMERITKRGRASEQNIGSAYWTLLNRKYEEWYESSKDNFNFLVIDANHKTPEEIVAIISEKLIEKK from the coding sequence ATGGATGAGCCAGTTGAGGAAAATCCATATTTAGATCAGTATTATGCTGATCCAAAAGATATGGCTTTTAAAATGCAAGTATATATGGTAATGGCGCGTAGTAAACAATTAAAACAAGCAAAAATAACATCTAATATTATTTTTGACCGTAGTATTTTAGAGGATCCAATTTTTGTTGATGTCTTATATGAACTAGGATATATGAATACAACAGATTATAAAGTTTATAAAGAATTTTATGATGTTGTTGTTTTACAAAGTTTATATTTAGATGAAAACATTAAACCAGAATTATTTTTTTATTTACGAGTTGATCCAGAAGTAGCGATGGAACGAATTACCAAAAGAGGCCGAGCTAGTGAACAAAATATTGGCAGCGCTTATTGAACATTATTAAACCGAAAATATGAGGAATGATATGAAAGCTCAAAAGATAATTTTAATTTTTTAGTTATTGATGCCAATCATAAAACACCAGAAGAAATTGTTGCCATAATTTCAGAAAAATTAATTGAAAAGAAATAA
- a CDS encoding ECF transporter S component, whose amino-acid sequence MQTKIKNLFYLDTKRIVAMAIVIALYVLLSWLSKIMNLTVFPVALFLKIELTDFLMLLSLRLFGIIYAIFLTISVSWLRMIYLGNTPIDVLSLMLADLIFLLVFWLGDNFLRKGFNHLFKNNFSKKADYLITTINVSLATIIVSLVMTLFNWLFIYDMYAHFLHLPHETVQWFKSILVAIVIPFNLLKFTINSIIFILIYRAVIHLQKQFIIIKPTKKLTEVLYDYNIIDQIYF is encoded by the coding sequence ATGCAAACAAAAATAAAAAATTTATTTTACTTAGATACAAAAAGAATTGTGGCAATGGCAATTGTGATTGCTTTATATGTTTTATTGTCATGATTAAGTAAAATAATGAATTTAACAGTTTTTCCCGTTGCTTTATTTTTAAAAATTGAGTTAACTGATTTTTTAATGTTATTATCTCTTCGTTTGTTTGGTATTATTTATGCTATTTTTTTAACTATTAGTGTTAGTTGATTACGAATGATTTATTTAGGTAATACTCCCATTGATGTACTTTCTTTAATGTTAGCAGATTTAATTTTTTTATTAGTTTTTTGATTAGGTGATAATTTTTTACGAAAAGGATTTAATCACTTGTTTAAAAATAATTTTTCAAAAAAAGCTGATTATTTAATTACAACAATAAATGTTAGTTTAGCAACAATTATTGTTTCACTTGTAATGACATTATTTAATTGATTATTTATTTATGACATGTATGCTCATTTTTTACATCTTCCCCACGAAACAGTACAATGATTTAAAAGCATTTTAGTAGCCATAGTTATTCCTTTTAATTTATTGAAATTTACTATTAATAGTATTATTTTTATTTTAATTTATCGTGCAGTAATTCACCTTCAAAAGCAATTTATAATAATAAAACCAACAAAAAAACTAACAGAAGTGTTATATGATTATAATATTATTGATCAAATTTATTTTTAA
- a CDS encoding pentapeptide repeat-containing protein, with translation MKTLKDMIKDLTGVTVEKEKLNQYLESERLDLEDANLEDANLEDANLEDANLKGANLYGANLKGSDLEGANFKDAYLCGIKITKKQLEQLTIEEDK, from the coding sequence ATGAAAACATTAAAAGATATGATTAAAGATTTAACAGGAGTTACTGTTGAAAAAGAAAAATTAAATCAATATTTAGAAAGTGAAAGATTAGATTTAGAAGATGCTAATTTAGAAGATGCTAATTTAGAGGATGCTAATTTAGAAGATGCTAATTTAAAAGGTGCTAATTTATATGGTGCTAATTTAAAAGGTTCTGATTTAGAAGGCGCTAATTTTAAAGATGCTTATTTATGTGGTATTAAAATCACAAAAAAACAATTAGAACAATTAACTATTGAGGAGGATAAATAA
- a CDS encoding site-specific DNA-methyltransferase, with product MDKVICSKVGDTVLDCFLGSGTTAIACEQLSRHWIGIEINKKYYKLAKQRLNSIQTTLFF from the coding sequence ATGGACAAAGTTATATGCAGTAAAGTTGGCGATACTGTATTAGATTGTTTTTTAGGAAGTGGAACAACTGCTATTGCTTGTGAACAATTAAGTCGGCATTGAATTGGTATAGAAATTAATAAAAAATATTATAAATTAGCAAAACAAAGATTAAATAGCATCCAAACTACATTATTTTTTTAA
- a CDS encoding pseudouridine synthase family protein — protein MIQSLGHEVIKLKRIAIGFLQLDETLKPSEWHYLKPKEIKRFFWNSITLKNKIKEKKNNADYISRSCWSREINCY, from the coding sequence ATGATACAATCATTAGGACATGAAGTTATTAAATTAAAACGAATTGCAATCGGTTTTTTACAATTAGATGAAACATTAAAACCTAGTGAATGACATTATTTAAAACCAAAAGAAATTAAACGTTTTTTTTGGAATAGTATCACACTTAAAAACAAAATAAAGGAGAAAAAAAACAATGCGGATTACATTAGCAGGAGTTGTTGGAGTAGGGAAATCAACTGTTATTAA
- a CDS encoding S4 domain-containing protein encodes MERLQKVIAEKGYCSRRKTEELIIQGQVKVNNIVVTTLGTKVSKNDQIQINNQILTNEKMANKVYLMLNKPQNCVSTMLLCDPQHCKTVLNYVKGVSERFYTGGSFRLWY; translated from the coding sequence ATGGAACGCTTACAAAAAGTTATTGCAGAAAAAGGTTATTGTTCACGACGAAAAACAGAAGAATTAATTATTCAAGGACAAGTTAAAGTTAATAATATTGTGGTAACAACGTTGGGTACTAAAGTTAGCAAAAATGATCAAATACAGATAAACAATCAAATTCTTACGAATGAGAAAATGGCAAATAAGGTTTATTTGATGTTGAATAAACCACAAAATTGTGTTTCAACGATGTTATTATGTGACCCGCAACATTGCAAAACAGTTTTAAACTATGTTAAAGGTGTTTCAGAGCGATTTTATACGGGTGGGTCGTTTAGACTATGATACTAG
- a CDS encoding DUF3196 family protein, whose translation MQTPLNYYDELINEIKELISNHNYNGAIIKINDELLMPYIPQQIDKVLTTLLQEVNEKIREQKPNETTVWTLSKISDILANPSDEETQLLAFQYLKDQNLRQILPVIRQYFLNKKVTDFAKIYLLYLLKKQEITEIFEVKKTNGIFHLNPSQIIPYKENKQVKTIMKLLDQWVYNDNPSLYHTCLYLLETYYYNLYPYFLENNDEEKALTIAIIYQGHGMYGEEIVIQDLAKQFTVQVEIVKKYLPYLIQQEL comes from the coding sequence ATGCAAACGCCATTAAATTATTATGATGAATTAATTAATGAAATTAAAGAATTAATTAGTAATCATAATTACAATGGTGCAATTATCAAAATTAATGATGAATTGTTGATGCCTTATATTCCTCAACAAATTGATAAAGTATTAACAACATTATTACAAGAAGTTAATGAAAAAATTCGAGAACAAAAGCCAAATGAAACAACAGTTTGAACATTATCAAAAATTAGTGATATTTTAGCGAATCCGTCTGATGAGGAAACTCAATTATTAGCTTTTCAATATTTAAAAGACCAAAATTTACGACAAATTTTACCAGTAATTCGTCAATATTTTCTGAATAAAAAAGTCACTGATTTTGCAAAGATTTATTTATTATACTTATTAAAAAAACAAGAAATTACAGAAATATTTGAAGTCAAAAAAACAAATGGTATTTTTCACTTGAATCCAAGTCAAATAATACCATATAAAGAAAATAAACAAGTTAAAACCATAATGAAATTATTAGATCAATGAGTTTATAATGATAATCCTAGTTTATACCATACTTGTTTATATTTGCTAGAAACATATTATTATAACTTATATCCTTATTTTTTAGAAAATAATGATGAAGAAAAAGCATTAACAATTGCAATTATATATCAAGGTCATGGGATGTATGGCGAAGAAATAGTAATCCAAGATCTGGCAAAACAATTTACAGTTCAAGTTGAAATAGTAAAAAAATATCTTCCTTACTTAATCCAACAAGAATTATAA
- a CDS encoding SMC-Scp complex subunit ScpB, with protein MLLKKLRARDLIDEVGKSELSGKPMTYNITEEFLKVFNLNSLADLPQIKETVIEKEENLFK; from the coding sequence GTGTTATTAAAAAAATTACGCGCACGCGATTTAATTGATGAAGTTGGTAAAAGCGAATTATCAGGGAAACCAATGACATATAATATTACTGAAGAATTTTTAAAAGTTTTTAATTTAAATTCTTTAGCAGATTTACCACAAATTAAGGAAACTGTGATAGAAAAAGAGGAGAATTTATTTAAATAA
- a CDS encoding S4 domain-containing protein, protein MERLQKVIAEKGYCSRRKTEELIIQGQVKVNNIVVTTLGTKVSKNDQIQINNQILTNEKMANKVYLMLNSFKLC, encoded by the coding sequence ATGGAACGCTTACAAAAAGTTATTGCAGAAAAAGGTTATTGTTCACGACGAAAAACAGAAGAATTAATTATTCAAGGACAAGTTAAAGTTAATAATATTGTGGTAACAACGTTGGGTACTAAAGTTAGCAAAAATGATCAAATACAAATAAACAATCAAATTCTTACGAATGAGAAAATGGCAAATAAGGTTTATTTGATGTTGAACAGTTTTAAACTATGTTAA
- the scpB gene encoding SMC-Scp complex subunit ScpB, which produces MNLNEKMAVLEGLLFISGDEGINLKEIAHILEISVPECEEVLAKLKVEYQTNNNRGLTITSFADKYRLATKQEYYQFYLKLANNKIEACLSQAALETLAIIAYRGPISKPEIEELRGVNSDSVIKKLRARDLIDEVGKSELSGKPMTYNITEEFLKVFNLTSLADLPQIKETVIEKEENLFK; this is translated from the coding sequence ATGAATTTAAATGAAAAAATGGCTGTTTTAGAAGGACTATTATTTATCAGCGGTGATGAAGGAATTAATTTAAAAGAAATTGCTCATATTCTTGAAATTTCTGTTCCTGAGTGTGAGGAGGTTTTAGCAAAATTAAAAGTAGAATATCAAACTAATAATAATCGTGGATTAACAATAACATCTTTTGCTGATAAATATCGCTTAGCAACAAAGCAAGAATATTATCAATTTTATTTAAAATTAGCTAATAATAAAATAGAAGCATGCTTATCACAAGCAGCATTAGAAACATTAGCAATTATTGCCTACCGTGGACCAATTAGTAAACCAGAAATTGAAGAGTTACGGGGAGTTAATTCTGATAGTGTTATTAAAAAATTACGCGCACGCGATTTAATTGATGAAGTTGGTAAAAGCGAATTATCAGGGAAACCAATGACATATAATATTACTGAAGAATTTTTAAAAGTTTTTAATTTAACTTCTTTAGCAGATTTACCACAAATTAAGGAAACTGTGATAGAAAAAGAGGAGAATTTATTTAAATAA
- a CDS encoding inorganic diphosphatase produces the protein MSKNNIFPIIVEIPKGSGHKYEYDLKTGRIVLDRVLYGANFYPGEYGFIENTLDWDGDPLDVISLSTYPTIPGCQINVRILGTINMIDNGEIDTKLMAVMADNPRFNHIQTLEDVPLAIRNEIETFFLQYKTLEKKEVKINGWSGLDQALKEIKECQERYLEYKDILETKGKDAVMKIWKEKGLGKI, from the coding sequence ATGAGTAAAAATAATATTTTCCCAATTATCGTTGAAATCCCTAAGGGATCTGGTCATAAATATGAATATGATCTTAAAACAGGTCGAATTGTTTTAGACCGGGTTTTATATGGTGCTAATTTTTATCCAGGAGAATATGGTTTTATTGAAAACACATTAGATTGAGATGGTGATCCCCTTGATGTAATTTCATTAAGCACTTACCCCACAATTCCTGGTTGTCAAATCAATGTTCGTATTTTGGGAACAATTAATATGATTGATAATGGGGAAATTGACACAAAATTAATGGCTGTGATGGCTGATAATCCGCGTTTTAATCATATTCAAACTTTAGAAGATGTTCCATTAGCAATACGAAATGAAATTGAAACTTTCTTTTTACAATATAAAACTTTGGAAAAAAAAGAAGTTAAAATTAATGGTTGAAGTGGCTTAGACCAAGCTTTAAAAGAAATTAAAGAATGTCAAGAACGTTATTTAGAATACAAAGATATTTTAGAAACAAAAGGAAAAGATGCTGTAATGAAAATTTGAAAAGAAAAAGGATTAGGGAAAATTTAA
- the lon gene encoding endopeptidase La — translation MDSKITQLKNVPVLVTRGSYIFPGFEQVLEVGRDKSILAVNTASKDFDNHIVLVSQKKPLEDNPKLSEIYRIGILSELKIRKVWEDGSLTVNFKAVDRVKILDLREGEFYAADIDILKSFVKSEDKIVEKLTANIKELMELQDILPEDLLDQIGDSVDGNEVVDTIAQFLPFIPVAKKQEIIEELDVEKRLQIIFDHLVNKQQANDIDNKISKKIKERVDEQQREYYLREKLKAIKDELDEFDGAADEMKLYKERLEKEPFPKNIRERIEQEINRYEALPQASSESNIIRTYIDWMMQIPWWEKTEEKNDLKFAKEVLDKYHFGLDKVKERIVEYLAVKTMTKSLKGQIICLVGPPGVGKTSLAKSIAEATGRKFVKMALGGVKDESEIRGHRKTYIGSMPGRIIQSMKRAGSINPLFLLDEIDKMASDYRGDPASAMLEVLDSEQNSTFSDHYLEETYDLSDVMFIATANYYDNIPEALIDRMEIIQLSSYTELEKFYIAKDYLVPKVLSNNGLADGQLIITDNAINEIIKYYTREAGVRQLERDLNAVARKFIVKFLNKEMVNLTVKPDTVNDLLGKRRFEHTEKEKESQVGVVTGLAYTQFGGDILPIEVNSFLGKGSLVLTGKLGDIMKESASISLDYVKANSGKFNIDPKFFETHDIHIHVPEGAVPKDGPSAGITLTTAIISALSNRPVSKDIGMTGEITLRGQVLPIGGLREKSISANRSGLKTILIPHKNIKDIEDIPKEVQETLNIIPVGTYDEVFKNVFGTN, via the coding sequence ATGGATTCAAAAATAACACAATTAAAAAATGTACCCGTTCTTGTAACACGGGGTAGTTATATTTTTCCAGGCTTTGAACAAGTATTAGAGGTAGGACGAGATAAATCAATTTTAGCAGTGAATACAGCTAGCAAGGATTTTGATAATCATATTGTGTTAGTTAGTCAAAAAAAACCGTTAGAAGATAATCCAAAATTATCTGAAATTTATCGAATTGGGATTTTATCAGAATTAAAAATTCGTAAAGTATGGGAAGATGGTAGTCTAACAGTTAATTTTAAAGCAGTTGATCGAGTAAAAATTTTAGATTTACGCGAAGGAGAATTTTATGCTGCTGATATTGATATTTTAAAATCATTTGTTAAATCAGAAGATAAAATTGTTGAAAAATTAACAGCGAATATTAAAGAATTAATGGAATTACAAGATATTTTGCCAGAAGATTTATTAGATCAAATTGGTGATTCAGTTGATGGGAATGAAGTTGTTGATACGATTGCTCAATTTTTACCATTTATTCCAGTGGCAAAAAAACAAGAAATTATTGAAGAATTAGATGTTGAAAAAAGACTTCAAATTATTTTTGATCATTTAGTTAATAAACAACAAGCCAATGATATTGATAATAAAATTAGCAAAAAAATTAAAGAACGAGTTGATGAACAACAACGTGAATATTACTTACGAGAAAAATTAAAAGCAATTAAAGATGAACTAGATGAATTTGATGGCGCTGCTGACGAAATGAAATTATATAAAGAACGATTAGAAAAAGAACCATTTCCAAAAAATATTAGAGAACGAATTGAACAAGAAATCAATCGTTACGAAGCATTACCACAAGCATCAAGTGAATCAAATATTATTCGAACTTATATTGATTGAATGATGCAAATTCCATGATGAGAAAAAACAGAAGAAAAAAATGATTTAAAATTTGCAAAAGAAGTGTTAGATAAATATCATTTTGGTTTAGATAAAGTTAAGGAAAGAATTGTTGAATACTTAGCCGTTAAAACAATGACTAAATCTTTAAAAGGACAAATTATTTGTTTAGTAGGGCCACCAGGGGTTGGAAAAACAAGTTTAGCAAAATCAATTGCTGAAGCAACAGGAAGAAAATTTGTTAAAATGGCCTTGGGAGGCGTAAAAGATGAATCAGAAATTCGCGGGCATCGTAAAACATATATTGGATCGATGCCAGGCCGCATTATTCAATCAATGAAACGTGCTGGTTCAATAAATCCATTATTTTTATTAGATGAAATTGACAAAATGGCATCAGATTATCGCGGTGACCCCGCTAGTGCAATGTTAGAAGTATTAGATTCAGAACAAAATTCAACCTTTTCTGACCACTACTTAGAAGAAACATATGATTTAAGTGATGTTATGTTTATTGCAACAGCCAATTATTATGATAATATTCCAGAAGCTTTAATTGACCGAATGGAAATTATTCAATTATCATCATATACTGAATTGGAAAAATTTTATATTGCAAAAGATTATTTAGTTCCAAAAGTATTAAGTAATAATGGTTTAGCAGATGGACAATTAATAATTACTGATAATGCAATTAATGAAATAATTAAATATTATACGCGTGAAGCAGGAGTTCGTCAGTTAGAACGAGATTTAAATGCTGTTGCAAGGAAATTTATTGTTAAGTTCTTAAATAAAGAAATGGTTAATTTAACAGTTAAACCAGATACTGTTAATGATTTATTGGGTAAACGTCGTTTTGAACATACCGAAAAAGAAAAAGAATCACAAGTTGGAGTTGTAACAGGATTAGCATATACTCAATTTGGTGGTGATATTTTACCAATTGAAGTTAATAGTTTCTTAGGAAAAGGTTCATTAGTGTTAACTGGAAAATTAGGTGACATAATGAAAGAATCAGCATCAATTTCGTTAGACTATGTAAAAGCAAATTCTGGCAAATTTAACATTGATCCAAAATTCTTTGAAACACATGATATTCATATTCATGTTCCAGAAGGAGCAGTACCAAAAGATGGACCATCAGCTGGAATTACCTTAACAACAGCAATTATCAGTGCTTTAAGTAATCGTCCAGTATCGAAAGATATTGGAATGACTGGTGAAATTACTTTACGAGGACAAGTCTTACCAATTGGTGGCTTACGAGAAAAATCAATTTCTGCCAACCGTAGTGGTTTAAAAACAATTTTAATTCCACATAAAAATATTAAAGATATTGAAGATATTCCAAAAGAAGTGCAAGAAACATTGAATATTATTCCAGTTGGAACATATGATGAAGTTTTCAAAAATGTTTTTGGCACAAACTAA
- a CDS encoding inorganic diphosphatase — MYGADFYPGEYGFIENTLDWDGDPLDVISLSIKSAIISFNVFIL, encoded by the coding sequence TTATATGGTGCTGATTTTTATCCAGGAGAATATGGTTTTATTGAAAACACATTAGATTGAGATGGTGATCCCCTTGATGTAATTTCATTAAGCATTAAGTCCGCAATCATATCTTTTAATGTTTTCATATTATAA
- a CDS encoding pseudouridine synthase family protein encodes MIQSLGHEVIKLKRIAIGFLQLDETLKPSEWHYLKPKEIKRFFGIVSHLKTK; translated from the coding sequence ATGATACAATCATTAGGACATGAAGTTATTAAATTAAAACGAATTGCAATCGGTTTTTTACAGTTAGATGAAACATTAAAACCTAGTGAATGACATTATTTAAAACCAAAAGAAATTAAACGTTTTTTTGGAATAGTATCACACTTAAAAACAAAATAA